Proteins encoded in a region of the Streptomyces sp. NBC_01298 genome:
- a CDS encoding amino acid aminotransferase produces MLELLPPSPTDPLWDLTYEFGADDRPERLNLVLGVYRDQTGTTPVMAAVREAEIRLAQRSESKEYRGLSGNTAFNRSLLDLVLGTDPGGPADRAAAVQTVAGSGALRLLADLIFRTRPGATVWVSDPAYVNHRPILEAAGLKVRPYGWRDAGGGFDTAGVLRELRDARRDDVVLLQGCCHNPTGVDPLPDDWEALAESAVRGGWVPFVDLAYHGLGDGLEADLLATRMLAERVPEMLIAVSCSKNFGLYSDRVGCAIVLGASGQTVRHAETSLQNAARTLYSMPPEHGAAVVTTILEDEGLRAAWRAELDVMRGRIMANRADLAAHLSALGRTEQARSLARQKGMFSMLPLTPHQMLRLRRQHAVYGTTSGRINIAGIPAHRIPCLARGIAAVLDAADGPRAVLPA; encoded by the coding sequence ATGCTTGAGCTCCTCCCGCCGTCGCCCACCGACCCGCTGTGGGACCTGACCTACGAGTTCGGCGCGGACGACCGGCCCGAACGCCTGAACCTCGTCCTCGGCGTCTACCGGGACCAGACGGGAACCACACCCGTCATGGCCGCCGTGCGCGAGGCCGAGATCCGACTGGCGCAGCGCTCGGAGTCCAAGGAGTACCGCGGGCTCTCCGGCAACACCGCCTTCAACCGCTCCCTGCTGGACCTCGTCCTGGGCACCGACCCGGGCGGACCGGCCGACCGGGCCGCGGCCGTCCAGACCGTCGCGGGCTCCGGCGCCCTGCGGCTGCTGGCCGATCTGATCTTCCGGACCCGCCCGGGCGCCACGGTGTGGGTCAGCGATCCGGCCTACGTCAACCACCGGCCCATCCTGGAGGCCGCCGGGCTGAAGGTCCGCCCGTACGGCTGGCGCGACGCCGGGGGCGGCTTCGATACGGCCGGCGTGCTGCGGGAACTGCGGGACGCCCGGCGGGACGACGTGGTCCTGCTCCAGGGCTGCTGCCACAACCCCACGGGTGTGGACCCCCTCCCCGACGACTGGGAGGCGCTGGCCGAGTCGGCCGTCCGCGGCGGCTGGGTGCCCTTCGTCGACCTCGCCTATCACGGGCTCGGCGACGGCCTGGAGGCCGACCTGCTGGCCACGCGGATGCTGGCGGAGCGCGTACCGGAAATGCTGATCGCGGTCAGCTGCTCCAAGAACTTCGGCCTCTACAGCGACCGCGTCGGCTGCGCGATCGTTCTCGGCGCCTCGGGCCAGACCGTGCGGCACGCCGAGACGTCCTTGCAGAACGCGGCCCGGACGCTGTACTCGATGCCGCCCGAGCACGGCGCGGCCGTCGTGACCACGATCCTGGAGGACGAGGGCCTACGGGCCGCCTGGCGGGCGGAACTGGACGTCATGAGGGGCCGGATCATGGCCAACCGGGCCGATCTGGCAGCCCACTTGAGCGCGCTGGGCCGTACGGAACAGGCGCGGTCGCTGGCCCGGCAGAAGGGGATGTTCTCCATGCTGCCCCTCACCCCGCACCAGATGCTCCGGCTGCGCCGGCAGCACGCCGTCTACGGAACCACCTCGGGGCGGATCAACATCGCGGGAATCCCGGCCCACCGGATCCCCTGCCTGGCCCGGGGCATCGCGGCGGTCCTCGATGCGGCGGACGGGCCCCGGGCGGTCCTGCCGGCATAG
- a CDS encoding DMT family transporter, with protein sequence MVATNTTPATAPPDAAGPKAGHPGRFGLSPQAEGMLALLLTVAIWAAFALSARALSASSLLPADAALLRFGVPLLVLLPALWRRRRRIAAVRPGVALKIICGAGVPFFLAAMHGGALTSAAFVGSIVPGMVPLFVSGIMVRRGHGVPRGAQAAGLALIASGVVALVWRHVVPVDTDVLVGTGTLLVASGLWALYTVGLREVDLDPVGSIGLLCLPSFAVIGVLVLTGVLPTGIAHAAGSDILLFLVVQGLGVGLCAGLLYAFAIRRLGAERSSVVGSLSPVAVVLLAVPLLGESPSLAVLVGVPLITSGVVLANRRPRSKVPADA encoded by the coding sequence TTGGTCGCGACGAACACCACCCCGGCGACCGCGCCTCCCGACGCGGCGGGCCCGAAGGCCGGACACCCCGGCCGGTTCGGGCTCTCCCCGCAAGCCGAGGGCATGCTGGCCCTCCTGCTGACCGTGGCGATCTGGGCGGCCTTCGCGCTCAGCGCCCGCGCCCTGAGCGCCTCCTCCCTCCTGCCGGCCGACGCCGCCCTGCTGCGGTTCGGCGTCCCCCTCCTCGTCCTGCTCCCGGCCTTGTGGCGGCGCCGCCGCCGCATCGCCGCGGTGCGGCCGGGCGTCGCACTGAAGATCATCTGCGGTGCGGGGGTGCCCTTCTTCCTGGCGGCGATGCACGGCGGCGCGCTGACCTCCGCGGCCTTCGTCGGGTCGATCGTCCCCGGGATGGTCCCGCTGTTCGTCTCCGGGATCATGGTCCGCCGCGGACACGGGGTTCCCCGGGGAGCCCAGGCGGCCGGGCTCGCGCTGATCGCGTCCGGTGTGGTCGCCCTCGTCTGGCGACACGTCGTTCCGGTGGACACGGACGTCCTCGTGGGTACCGGCACGCTCCTGGTGGCCAGCGGGCTGTGGGCCCTCTACACGGTGGGACTGCGCGAGGTGGACCTCGATCCCGTCGGATCGATCGGACTGCTGTGCCTGCCCTCCTTCGCGGTGATCGGAGTCCTGGTCCTGACCGGGGTGCTCCCGACGGGCATCGCGCACGCCGCGGGCAGCGACATCCTGCTGTTCCTGGTGGTGCAGGGACTCGGGGTCGGGCTCTGCGCGGGCCTGCTGTACGCCTTCGCCATCCGCAGGCTGGGCGCCGAGCGCAGCTCCGTCGTCGGCAGCCTCAGCCCCGTCGCCGTCGTCCTGCTCGCCGTCCCCCTGCTCGGCGAGTCTCCGAGCCTCGCCGTGCTCGTCGGAGTGCCCCTCATCACCTCCGGCGTCGTCCTCGCCAACCGCCGCCCCCGATCCAAGGTTCCCGCAGATGCTTGA
- a CDS encoding Lrp/AsnC family transcriptional regulator: MDAVDLQIIRELQADGRLSNQDLADRVRLSPSPCLRRVRRLEEAGLIRGYTAMVDQVAFGLPVTVFVRIRLERHTAEAVRLFEEHVAGIEHIQDCYLMAGSSDYLLRVVIEDLEAYEALVRHAIHAIPGIASIESSFAYGSVKQSRTYPRPAPGASRRAPSS; the protein is encoded by the coding sequence GTGGACGCAGTCGATCTGCAAATCATCAGGGAATTGCAGGCCGACGGACGCCTGTCCAACCAGGATCTCGCCGACCGCGTCCGGCTCTCCCCGTCGCCCTGTCTGCGCCGGGTTCGACGCCTGGAGGAAGCGGGCCTCATCCGCGGCTACACCGCCATGGTCGACCAGGTCGCCTTCGGACTCCCGGTCACCGTGTTCGTCCGGATCCGCCTCGAACGGCACACGGCGGAAGCGGTGAGGCTGTTCGAAGAGCACGTCGCGGGCATCGAGCACATCCAGGACTGCTACCTGATGGCGGGAAGCAGCGACTACCTGCTCCGCGTGGTCATCGAAGACCTCGAAGCCTACGAAGCCCTGGTGCGCCACGCGATCCACGCGATCCCCGGTATCGCCTCGATCGAGTCGAGCTTCGCGTACGGCAGCGTCAAACAGTCCAGGACGTACCCGCGGCCCGCCCCGGGCGCATCGAGGCGAGCACCGTCCTCCTGA
- a CDS encoding alpha/beta fold hydrolase encodes MDAIVFGATGFIGRSLVAELLTRGKRVAAAVRNDTLTPWLTAQGVDTGGLDIVTADITRPLSGLPEVRDVYNAAGRFAFGLGVREARATNVTGALNVLEWAAELPGLRRLVHISGYRVSASEGHPDYAGLGAYEASKFEGDLAVRARARALGVPLTIANPSTVIGPGQYIGLASLVEDLWNGRLPALPGGRDTFLPITTIDYFVRFLAEVPAAPAGEHYWVLDDSTPLLPELIGTIADHTGVRAPRRAVPAGLLRRLPSKLTGADPETLAFLSADRYPTASARAFAASAGLETPPAAEALRGWADDLVAARFGAASPWLKPYGFSDVAGSRTWVSGERRRPDHVLLHGLPMNADLWAPLAAHLPGPVLAPDLPGLGRSAATARPVDEWLADLLGPVRTRPTLVAHSLACGPALRFAVDHPDRIGGLVLISPAFLQAPAPRLARSAPAAVMMRRMSAARLARTLGVPEGAEVESAAADLRRRGVARRVVAALRTDVAGRRRSRALLDRVTVPVRIVVGSADPLVEAVGHPVAAIDGAGHYPQLTHPAQVAQHLAAASAPIGG; translated from the coding sequence ATGGACGCGATCGTCTTCGGCGCGACCGGCTTCATCGGCCGCTCGCTCGTCGCCGAACTGCTCACCCGGGGCAAGCGGGTGGCGGCAGCCGTACGCAACGACACCCTCACCCCCTGGCTGACCGCCCAGGGCGTCGACACGGGCGGGCTGGACATCGTCACCGCCGACATCACGCGACCGCTCTCGGGACTGCCCGAGGTGCGCGACGTCTACAACGCCGCCGGCCGCTTCGCCTTCGGCCTGGGCGTGCGGGAGGCGCGGGCGACCAACGTCACCGGGGCGCTCAACGTGCTCGAATGGGCCGCGGAACTGCCCGGACTGCGGCGGCTGGTGCACATCAGCGGGTACCGGGTGAGCGCGTCCGAGGGCCACCCCGACTACGCAGGGCTGGGGGCGTACGAGGCGTCGAAGTTCGAAGGTGATCTCGCGGTGCGCGCCCGGGCTCGCGCCCTGGGGGTCCCGCTGACCATCGCGAACCCCAGCACGGTGATCGGGCCGGGCCAGTACATCGGTCTGGCCTCCCTCGTCGAGGACCTGTGGAACGGCCGGCTTCCCGCCCTGCCCGGCGGCCGCGACACCTTCCTGCCGATCACCACGATCGACTATTTCGTACGGTTCCTCGCGGAGGTCCCCGCAGCGCCCGCGGGGGAGCACTACTGGGTGCTCGACGACAGCACCCCGCTCCTGCCCGAGCTGATCGGTACGATCGCCGACCACACCGGCGTACGGGCACCTCGGCGGGCCGTTCCCGCCGGTCTGCTGCGGCGCCTGCCGAGCAAGCTGACCGGCGCCGATCCCGAGACGCTGGCGTTCCTGTCCGCCGATCGCTACCCGACGGCCTCCGCCCGCGCCTTCGCGGCGAGCGCCGGCCTGGAGACGCCCCCGGCCGCCGAAGCCCTGCGCGGGTGGGCCGACGACCTGGTGGCCGCCCGGTTCGGCGCCGCATCGCCCTGGCTGAAGCCGTACGGCTTCTCCGACGTGGCCGGCAGCCGTACCTGGGTGAGCGGTGAGCGCCGCCGCCCCGACCACGTCCTGTTGCACGGACTGCCGATGAATGCCGATCTCTGGGCGCCCCTCGCCGCCCACCTCCCCGGCCCGGTCCTGGCCCCCGACCTGCCGGGCCTGGGCCGCTCGGCCGCCACGGCCCGGCCGGTGGACGAGTGGCTGGCCGATCTGCTGGGCCCGGTACGGACCCGCCCGACGCTGGTCGCACATTCCCTGGCCTGCGGGCCCGCGCTGCGCTTCGCCGTCGATCACCCGGACCGGATCGGCGGACTCGTGCTCATTTCCCCGGCATTCCTGCAGGCACCCGCTCCCCGGCTGGCCCGCTCGGCCCCGGCCGCGGTGATGATGCGCCGGATGTCCGCCGCCCGGCTGGCCCGGACGCTGGGTGTCCCCGAGGGGGCGGAGGTGGAGAGCGCCGCGGCGGACCTGCGCCGTCGCGGCGTGGCGCGCCGCGTGGTCGCGGCCCTGCGCACGGACGTCGCCGGACGCCGGCGGTCGCGGGCGCTGCTGGACCGGGTGACCGTCCCGGTCCGGATCGTCGTGGGCTCGGCCGATCCGCTGGTCGAGGCCGTCGGCCACCCGGTGGCCGCGATCGACGGGGCCGGGCACTACCCCCAGCTCACCCACCCCGCGCAGGTCGCCCAACACCTCGCCGCCGCCTCCGCTCCGATCGGCGGATGA
- a CDS encoding TetR/AcrR family transcriptional regulator yields MGQKGAETRDRLLDATQELIETGGYFGAGLNQVIAASGAPRGSLYFHFPGGKDQLVGESVRRAGGMIGDALGGLADSGPSAAEFVGGVLRHLGDRLEESGWRKGCPVATVALEMAATNDPLHEACSEVYASWQEALGAQLAGRPDADDLAVTILALVEGALLLARAHRSRGPLDSVSRQIDALLG; encoded by the coding sequence ATGGGACAGAAGGGTGCCGAGACGCGCGACCGGCTGCTGGACGCGACGCAGGAGCTGATCGAGACCGGGGGATACTTCGGCGCCGGGCTCAACCAAGTGATCGCGGCCAGTGGTGCGCCCCGCGGCTCGCTCTACTTCCACTTTCCCGGCGGTAAGGACCAGCTGGTCGGCGAGTCCGTCCGGCGGGCCGGGGGAATGATCGGCGATGCCCTCGGGGGGCTCGCCGACTCCGGTCCGTCCGCGGCGGAGTTCGTCGGCGGGGTGCTGCGGCACCTGGGTGACCGGCTGGAGGAGTCGGGCTGGCGCAAGGGATGTCCGGTGGCCACGGTGGCGCTGGAGATGGCCGCCACCAACGACCCGTTGCACGAGGCCTGTTCGGAGGTCTATGCCTCGTGGCAGGAGGCCCTGGGCGCACAGCTGGCGGGCCGTCCGGACGCCGACGACCTCGCCGTCACGATCCTGGCCCTGGTGGAGGGGGCGCTCCTGCTGGCCCGGGCGCACCGGAGCAGGGGGCCGCTGGACAGCGTCTCCCGTCAGATCGACGCCCTGCTGGGCTGA
- a CDS encoding O-acetyl-ADP-ribose deacetylase, protein MPRITLVQGDITAEEADAVVNAANSSLLGGGGVDGAIHRRGGPEILAACEDLRRSHYGKGLATGRAVATTAGRLPAEHVIHTVGPVWSREEDRSELLASCYRESLRVADELGARTVAFPAISTGIYGWPMDDGARIAVETVRAARTEVAEVRFVLFDERAYEAFAAAVDA, encoded by the coding sequence ATGCCGCGCATCACACTCGTTCAGGGCGACATCACCGCCGAGGAGGCCGACGCGGTGGTCAACGCCGCGAACTCCTCGCTCCTCGGCGGCGGCGGGGTCGACGGAGCCATCCACCGGCGCGGCGGCCCGGAGATCCTGGCCGCCTGCGAGGACCTGCGCCGCTCCCACTACGGGAAGGGCCTGGCGACGGGGCGGGCCGTCGCCACCACGGCCGGCCGGCTCCCGGCGGAGCACGTCATCCACACCGTCGGCCCGGTCTGGTCCCGCGAGGAGGACCGCTCGGAGCTGCTGGCCTCCTGCTACCGGGAGTCCCTGCGGGTCGCCGACGAACTGGGAGCCCGTACGGTCGCCTTCCCCGCGATCTCCACCGGCATCTACGGCTGGCCGATGGACGACGGGGCGCGGATCGCGGTGGAGACCGTACGGGCGGCCCGGACCGAGGTGGCGGAGGTGCGGTTCGTCCTCTTCGACGAGCGGGCCTACGAGGCGTTCGCGGCAGCGGTGGACGCCTGA
- a CDS encoding cation:proton antiporter domain-containing protein translates to MLRGGGRVNVWTSPCSTLPLCGMLLLPVYFVLSGRGVDLSRLNASDLGQPAAILVVAVTGKFAGAYVGARVGGLDGRHAAALGALLNTRGLTERVVLGVGLELGLLDAKPHSLMVVRAVATTALTGPLLSRILPATTTAGAASAGAVTAKAAATSTPTRPEPRNVPPQNREVTETTTR, encoded by the coding sequence ATCCTGCGCGGCGGGGGACGGGTCAATGTATGGACGTCCCCCTGCTCCACCCTGCCGCTGTGCGGCATGCTCCTGTTGCCCGTGTACTTCGTCCTGTCCGGCCGCGGGGTCGATCTCTCCCGCCTGAACGCGTCGGACCTCGGTCAGCCGGCCGCCATCCTGGTCGTGGCCGTCACCGGGAAGTTCGCCGGCGCGTACGTCGGCGCACGCGTCGGAGGGCTGGACGGCCGCCACGCGGCCGCGCTCGGCGCCCTGTTGAACACGCGCGGACTCACCGAACGGGTCGTTCTCGGCGTGGGTCTGGAGCTCGGTCTCCTGGACGCGAAGCCGCACTCGCTGATGGTGGTGAGGGCGGTGGCGACCACCGCGCTCACCGGTCCGCTGCTGAGCCGGATCCTGCCCGCCACCACGACGGCCGGAGCCGCATCCGCCGGAGCCGTCACCGCCAAAGCCGCCGCCACCAGCACCCCGACCCGGCCGGAGCCGCGTAACGTCCCCCCGCAGAACCGCGAAGTGACCGAGACGACAACTCGCTGA
- a CDS encoding MarR family winged helix-turn-helix transcriptional regulator, whose amino-acid sequence MAPMPGTPGAPDARPGADSPEARALTAAVTRLRRALRASIRTEYPWEQLPMAQVELLQVCVEHSPVRVSELAARQRLAQSTVSGLVATMATNGLVTREVDSEDRRAAAVSATDAGRLRLAAWTRAHERRLEHALTALPDADRTALREALPALTRLAARLEEAEGRGG is encoded by the coding sequence ATGGCACCCATGCCGGGCACGCCCGGCGCCCCGGACGCACGGCCCGGCGCGGACTCACCCGAAGCCCGGGCCCTGACCGCCGCCGTCACCCGCCTGCGCCGTGCACTGCGCGCCTCGATCCGTACGGAGTACCCCTGGGAGCAGCTGCCCATGGCCCAGGTGGAACTCCTCCAGGTCTGCGTCGAACACTCCCCGGTCCGGGTCAGCGAACTCGCCGCCCGCCAGCGCCTCGCGCAGTCCACGGTGAGCGGACTCGTCGCCACGATGGCCACGAACGGGCTGGTGACCCGCGAGGTGGACAGCGAGGACCGGCGTGCCGCGGCCGTCAGCGCCACCGACGCCGGCCGGCTGCGGCTGGCCGCCTGGACCCGCGCCCACGAACGCCGCCTGGAACACGCGCTGACGGCCCTGCCCGATGCCGACCGCACGGCGCTCCGCGAGGCCCTGCCCGCCCTCACCCGCCTCGCCGCCCGGCTGGAGGAGGCGGAGGGCAGGGGCGGGTAG
- a CDS encoding FUSC family protein: MKVSGSTVAAEGLRSRMTAGFGDGSMVVRAAISAGLAWWIASVLLHSESASLAPVGAILAAQTTPFATARKSLQRAAGILFGFLLGVAATTSIGTNTVSVVLVVLVGMYAGRVMNLGSQMHQIALTAVLVMGAATSFGYGASRLEDNVVGVLVGTVVGLALPAPGFTRRAGEELARLNRQMAALLAEIARGLAEEDWAARTGDWVRRARSLSRELDAVRRAVREAEDAIRWRPRGRFARPRLDRLAEATQCLDHVGHQVRGITRGLYNLTFREGRPPALHWAQREEPLLPLRADAPAGLDGVLASLAAMLGDLADVHVREEPPSPELRARLAALLGKAETGFLHTALALSPAYADWRVLCTAGILEDARKMLHELDPAIGPHKAAFG; this comes from the coding sequence GTGAAGGTATCGGGCAGCACGGTGGCTGCGGAGGGCCTGCGGTCCCGGATGACCGCCGGCTTCGGCGACGGAAGCATGGTCGTGCGCGCGGCGATCTCGGCGGGACTCGCCTGGTGGATCGCCTCGGTACTGCTGCACTCCGAGTCGGCCTCGCTCGCCCCGGTCGGCGCCATCCTGGCCGCGCAGACCACCCCCTTCGCCACCGCGCGTAAGAGCCTGCAGCGGGCGGCCGGCATCCTGTTCGGCTTCCTGCTCGGAGTGGCGGCCACCACGTCCATCGGCACGAACACGGTGAGCGTCGTCCTCGTGGTCCTGGTCGGCATGTACGCGGGACGCGTGATGAACCTCGGTTCGCAGATGCACCAGATCGCGCTCACCGCCGTGCTCGTGATGGGCGCCGCCACCTCCTTCGGGTACGGAGCCTCGCGGCTGGAGGACAACGTCGTCGGCGTGCTCGTCGGCACGGTGGTCGGCCTCGCACTGCCCGCCCCCGGTTTCACCCGCCGCGCGGGCGAGGAACTGGCCCGCCTGAACCGGCAGATGGCCGCGCTGCTGGCCGAGATCGCCCGCGGCCTGGCCGAGGAGGACTGGGCCGCGCGCACCGGGGACTGGGTCCGCCGGGCCCGCTCGCTGTCCAGGGAGCTCGACGCGGTGCGCCGGGCCGTCCGCGAGGCCGAGGACGCGATCCGCTGGCGTCCGCGCGGCCGGTTCGCGCGGCCCCGCCTGGACCGGCTCGCCGAAGCCACCCAGTGCCTCGACCACGTCGGGCACCAGGTCCGGGGGATCACCCGCGGCCTGTACAACCTGACCTTCCGCGAAGGCCGGCCGCCCGCCCTGCACTGGGCCCAGCGCGAAGAGCCGCTGCTGCCCCTGCGGGCCGACGCCCCGGCCGGGCTGGACGGGGTCCTGGCCTCGCTCGCCGCGATGCTGGGCGACCTGGCCGACGTACACGTACGGGAGGAACCCCCTTCGCCCGAGCTGCGGGCCCGCCTGGCGGCGCTGCTGGGCAAGGCCGAGACCGGCTTCCTGCACACCGCGCTGGCGCTGTCCCCCGCCTACGCGGACTGGCGCGTCCTGTGCACCGCCGGGATCCTGGAGGACGCCCGCAAGATGCTCCACGAACTCGACCCCGCGATCGGCCCCCACAAGGCCGCTTTCGGCTAG
- a CDS encoding phytoene desaturase family protein, whose translation MPSILDAVVVGAGPNGLTAAVELARRGFSVAVFEAADTVGGGARTEELTLPGFRHDPCSAVHPLGAGSPVFSTMPLKRYGLEWLHAPLPMAHPFDDGTAAVLSRSVAETAASFGPRDAGTYRRLVDPFLGKWDTLARDFMSLPDTALPRDPLTLARFGLAGLPPSTWLLSRFRDERARALFAGLVAHVIAPLGGIGTSAVGLVFALAAHANGWPMPRGGSQSISDALAGYLRDLGGTVHTGFEVKRLDDLPPARAYVFDTSPTALARIARLGRVYDGYRYGASVFKLDYALDGPVPWTAEEPRRAGTVQIGPRTRDIDAALQLASGGRAPRTPFLIAAQPSLIDPGRAPEGKHTFWVYGHVPAGWNGDLTDAVERQLERFAPGFRDLVLARATAGPPQLAARNPNYVGGDIACGAASGLQLLLRPKLTLSPYNTAHPAVFLCSSATPPGPGVHGMSGHNAAKAVWRHLRTKGA comes from the coding sequence GTGCCGTCGATCCTCGATGCGGTCGTGGTGGGGGCCGGGCCCAACGGGCTGACGGCCGCCGTGGAACTGGCCCGGCGCGGTTTTTCCGTGGCCGTCTTCGAAGCCGCGGACACCGTCGGCGGCGGGGCCCGGACCGAGGAGCTCACCCTCCCCGGCTTCCGGCACGACCCCTGCTCGGCGGTGCACCCGCTGGGCGCCGGCTCCCCGGTCTTCTCCACGATGCCCCTCAAGCGGTACGGGCTGGAGTGGCTGCACGCCCCGCTGCCCATGGCGCACCCCTTCGACGACGGCACCGCGGCCGTGCTCTCCCGCTCCGTCGCGGAGACGGCCGCGTCCTTCGGGCCCCGCGACGCGGGAACGTACCGGCGGCTGGTGGATCCGTTCCTCGGGAAGTGGGACACCCTGGCCCGCGATTTCATGTCGCTGCCGGACACCGCGCTGCCCCGTGACCCGCTCACCCTCGCCCGCTTCGGGCTGGCCGGGCTGCCGCCCTCCACCTGGCTGCTGAGCCGCTTCCGCGACGAGCGTGCCCGCGCCCTCTTCGCCGGGCTCGTCGCGCACGTGATCGCCCCGCTCGGCGGGATCGGGACCAGCGCCGTCGGCCTGGTCTTCGCCCTCGCCGCGCACGCGAACGGCTGGCCGATGCCGCGCGGCGGCTCGCAGTCGATCTCCGACGCCCTCGCCGGGTACCTGCGCGACCTCGGCGGGACCGTCCACACCGGGTTCGAGGTCAAGCGGCTCGACGACCTGCCGCCGGCCCGGGCGTACGTCTTCGACACCTCCCCGACCGCACTGGCCCGCATCGCGCGCCTCGGCCGGGTCTACGACGGCTACCGCTACGGCGCCTCCGTGTTCAAGCTGGACTACGCCCTGGACGGCCCCGTCCCCTGGACCGCCGAGGAGCCCCGCCGGGCCGGCACCGTACAGATCGGTCCGCGCACCCGCGACATCGACGCGGCCCTGCAACTGGCCTCCGGCGGACGGGCGCCGCGCACCCCCTTCCTCATCGCCGCCCAGCCCAGCCTGATCGACCCCGGCCGGGCGCCCGAGGGCAAGCACACCTTCTGGGTGTACGGGCACGTACCGGCGGGCTGGAACGGGGACCTCACCGACGCCGTCGAGCGCCAACTGGAGCGCTTCGCACCCGGGTTCCGCGACCTGGTGCTCGCCCGCGCCACGGCGGGCCCGCCGCAGCTCGCCGCCCGCAACCCGAACTACGTCGGCGGCGACATCGCCTGCGGAGCCGCCTCCGGACTCCAGCTCCTGCTGCGCCCCAAGCTCACGCTGTCCCCGTACAACACGGCGCACCCGGCCGTGTTCCTGTGCTCCTCGGCCACCCCGCCGGGCCCCGGCGTCCACGGCATGTCGGGCCACAACGCGGCCAAGGCCGTCTGGCGCCACCTGCGCACGAAGGGCGCCTGA
- a CDS encoding inositol monophosphatase family protein codes for MIDEFLARNLSDVDEAVRNAAAIEIMPRFRRLADHEVDQKSGPHDLVTDADRMAEEYLTAALTKLLPGSAVVGEEAVHADPGVYGALRADAPVWIVDPVDGTRQFVHGDAGFCTLVALAHRGELLASWTFAPALEEMATAVRGQGAYVNGERILSGSPRPGDELRVATAHPLYTTEDERRVLARLDVPGVASRACGSAGLEYLKVARGEMDGLAFNWPSAWDHAAGLLLVAEAGGSQSTVDGVPFRVDRDNALPFAVGRDEATAVRIRELLRGA; via the coding sequence ATGATCGATGAATTCCTCGCCCGGAACCTGTCCGACGTCGACGAAGCCGTGCGCAACGCGGCGGCGATCGAGATCATGCCGAGGTTCCGCCGGCTCGCTGATCACGAGGTGGACCAGAAGAGCGGCCCGCACGACCTGGTGACCGACGCCGACCGCATGGCCGAGGAGTACCTCACGGCAGCCCTGACCAAGCTGCTGCCCGGCTCGGCGGTGGTGGGCGAGGAAGCGGTGCACGCCGACCCCGGGGTGTACGGGGCGCTGCGCGCCGACGCCCCGGTGTGGATCGTGGACCCCGTCGACGGGACCCGGCAGTTCGTGCACGGGGACGCGGGGTTCTGCACCCTGGTCGCGCTTGCGCACCGCGGGGAGCTCCTCGCCTCCTGGACCTTCGCCCCGGCGCTGGAGGAGATGGCCACCGCCGTGCGCGGACAGGGTGCGTACGTCAACGGCGAGCGGATCCTGAGCGGTTCGCCGCGGCCCGGCGACGAGCTGCGGGTCGCGACCGCGCACCCGCTGTACACCACCGAGGACGAGCGGCGCGTCCTGGCGCGCCTCGACGTGCCCGGAGTGGCCTCCCGGGCCTGCGGTTCGGCGGGCCTGGAGTACCTGAAGGTGGCCCGGGGAGAGATGGACGGCCTGGCCTTCAACTGGCCCTCGGCCTGGGACCACGCGGCCGGGCTGCTGCTGGTCGCCGAGGCGGGGGGTTCCCAGAGCACCGTCGACGGGGTCCCCTTCCGGGTGGACCGGGACAACGCCCTGCCCTTCGCGGTCGGCCGGGACGAGGCCACGGCCGTACGGATCCGGGAACTGCTGCGGGGCGCGTGA